The proteins below are encoded in one region of Sulfolobus sp. A20:
- a CDS encoding sugar phosphate nucleotidyltransferase — MKAIVLAAGKGEGLLPYTQKYQKESITIVGKSVISYVIEGLKSIGVKEFVIVVNDRGNQIESEIEKLDIGFETITQKRAGIDGAILDGMEKIEDDTFILSFGDIIAPKPFYKSLMDTYVMSGKKAVISIVPVSEGMQTYGLIKIGEKLRVVRENSTLALAGSYILPRGEFTSLLDYIDTLSTNGELGYFIWSEDWVDIGYPEDILYALEILLKNRSTIVSDKAEISKTAIIGKGVIVEDDATIEDYAIVKGPAYIGKGAYVGSYSLVRDYSAIEEGAKIGAYSEIAHSLVEPLAEVGSKSYLTYSIVGKRARLGASVITSSYPSTSLKRPRYNKLGALISPEALVKHGSVLEIGAKI; from the coding sequence ATGAAGGCAATAGTTTTAGCAGCGGGAAAAGGAGAAGGTTTATTGCCTTATACTCAAAAATACCAGAAAGAGTCTATTACAATAGTTGGGAAATCTGTTATAAGTTATGTAATTGAGGGATTAAAAAGTATAGGCGTTAAGGAGTTTGTTATTGTAGTTAATGATAGGGGAAACCAGATAGAAAGTGAGATCGAGAAATTGGATATAGGTTTTGAAACTATTACACAGAAGAGGGCTGGTATCGATGGAGCGATACTTGATGGTATGGAAAAAATTGAAGATGATACTTTCATTTTGTCTTTCGGCGATATAATAGCTCCTAAGCCATTTTATAAGAGTCTTATGGACACTTACGTAATGAGCGGAAAAAAAGCAGTTATCTCAATTGTTCCGGTTAGCGAAGGAATGCAGACTTATGGATTGATAAAGATAGGTGAAAAGTTAAGAGTGGTTAGAGAAAACTCTACTTTAGCCTTAGCTGGAAGTTATATTCTGCCTAGAGGCGAATTTACATCACTATTAGATTACATTGATACTCTATCAACAAATGGAGAATTAGGTTATTTTATATGGTCAGAGGACTGGGTTGATATTGGCTATCCGGAGGATATTCTTTACGCTTTAGAGATCTTGTTAAAGAATAGAAGTACGATAGTATCGGATAAGGCTGAAATATCTAAAACTGCAATAATAGGAAAAGGAGTTATAGTAGAAGATGACGCTACAATAGAGGATTATGCAATAGTTAAAGGTCCAGCATATATAGGTAAGGGAGCATATGTAGGCTCTTATTCCTTGGTTCGTGATTATTCTGCAATTGAAGAAGGAGCTAAAATAGGGGCCTATTCTGAAATAGCACATTCTTTAGTAGAACCCCTCGCTGAAGTTGGTTCAAAATCTTATCTCACTTATTCTATAGTTGGAAAAAGAGCTAGACTAGGGGCTTCTGTCATAACATCCAGTTATCCTTCAACCTCCTTAAAAAGACCTAGATACAATAAGTTAGGTGCTCTGATATCTCCAGAAGCATTAGTAAAACATGGAAGTGTATTAGAAATCGGAGCCAAAATATGA
- the xerA gene encoding site-specific tyrosine recombinase/integron integrase, with translation MKLDLGSPPEDGDPYEAFVNALMVAGAGDGTIKLYSTAVKDFLDFVKKDPRKVTVDDVNKWIANLLNRESKIKGDDLERRRAKSVTARYYVIAVRKFLKWLNVSIKPPIPKVKRKEVRALTEEEITKLLEACKRARDKLLIRLLLDTGLRANELLSIRVGDIDVKTNMIRVRNTKNGEERVVFFTEETSKLLKKYIKGKKSEDKLFDLTYDAVYRKLKRLGKKIGIDLRPHILRHTFATLSLKRGMNVLTLQKILGHKDIKTTQIYTHLLLEDLRNEYLKVMSKGRE, from the coding sequence GTGAAGTTGGATTTAGGATCTCCTCCGGAGGATGGAGATCCATATGAAGCTTTTGTCAACGCTTTGATGGTAGCTGGAGCAGGGGATGGTACAATAAAGCTTTACTCTACTGCCGTTAAAGACTTCCTTGATTTCGTAAAAAAAGATCCAAGGAAGGTAACAGTAGATGATGTCAACAAATGGATCGCAAATCTTCTAAATAGAGAAAGTAAGATAAAAGGTGATGACTTAGAGAGGAGAAGGGCAAAAAGCGTGACGGCTAGATACTATGTAATAGCTGTAAGAAAATTCCTTAAATGGCTTAACGTAAGTATCAAACCGCCTATACCTAAGGTTAAAAGAAAAGAGGTAAGAGCGCTAACTGAAGAAGAAATTACTAAATTATTAGAGGCATGTAAGAGGGCAAGAGATAAGTTACTCATAAGACTGCTTCTTGATACAGGATTACGTGCCAATGAATTACTTTCAATTAGAGTAGGAGATATAGACGTTAAGACTAATATGATTAGAGTTAGAAACACTAAGAACGGTGAGGAAAGAGTAGTTTTCTTCACTGAAGAAACTTCTAAATTACTAAAGAAGTATATAAAAGGTAAGAAATCAGAGGATAAACTATTCGATTTAACTTACGATGCAGTCTATCGTAAATTGAAGAGACTAGGGAAAAAAATTGGAATTGACTTAAGACCTCATATTCTAAGGCATACCTTTGCCACACTTTCCTTAAAAAGGGGTATGAATGTTCTTACATTACAGAAAATATTAGGTCATAAAGATATAAAAACTACTCAAATATACACTCATCTACTGTTAGAGGATCTAAGAAATGAATATCTTAAAGTGATGAGCAAAGGCAGAGAGTAG
- a CDS encoding cob(I)yrinic acid a,c-diamide adenosyltransferase produces the protein MTIWYTGTGDKGKTKIPSAGEVWKDEDIVNALGDIDELNSALGVVSSLYPELGEIIKKVQSDLFSIASEIAGFDLNFNENEILWLENKINEFSSVIPPLKNFVLPGGHLASSFLQLSRAICRRSERSVVKIMKSGKAKEVHVRYLNRLSSLLFVIALWVNQKTNNPNTIWKP, from the coding sequence ATGACCATTTGGTATACCGGAACGGGAGATAAAGGAAAAACAAAGATTCCTTCAGCAGGAGAAGTTTGGAAAGATGAGGATATAGTTAATGCTTTAGGAGATATAGATGAATTAAACTCCGCATTAGGAGTCGTTTCATCATTATATCCAGAATTGGGAGAGATCATAAAGAAAGTACAGTCAGACCTTTTTTCAATAGCTTCTGAAATAGCTGGATTTGATCTAAATTTTAACGAAAATGAAATATTATGGCTAGAAAACAAAATAAACGAATTCTCCTCTGTGATCCCTCCCTTAAAGAATTTTGTTTTACCAGGTGGGCATTTAGCCTCCTCATTCTTACAGTTATCAAGAGCTATTTGTAGGAGAAGTGAGAGAAGTGTAGTAAAGATCATGAAATCTGGAAAGGCTAAAGAAGTACACGTTAGATACCTGAACAGACTATCATCCTTATTGTTCGTAATTGCTTTATGGGTAAATCAAAAGACCAATAACCCTAATACTATATGGAAACCTTGA
- a CDS encoding ornithine cyclodeaminase family protein, with protein MIILSSKDLNEILKAEIAVNAVKEAFKLYSEGKVTQPQRVVLTIKDNWWGIMPSSTEKSFVTKIVNVIEKNKSLGLPTVQGIVILMSPDTGETLAIMDGNTLTAIRTASASILSTEISLKSKDIGILGIIGAGTEAYYHAMLSLSYLKVQKLLVTSRKSHIEFSKKIGAEPVDLETLLRKSDVIFSTTSSQTPVVLGRYLKNVFHVSSIGAHTPNSREIDDDTIIKAKSYIVDSLEAVSKETGDYIIPKQSGLLNGKLVTEIGEVISKGISIELPSIFKTVGISAEDNLTAYVAYQEAVRRGIGVKVSI; from the coding sequence ATGATAATCCTATCATCTAAAGATTTAAATGAAATCCTTAAAGCTGAAATAGCTGTAAATGCGGTAAAAGAAGCCTTTAAACTCTATTCAGAAGGGAAAGTTACTCAACCTCAAAGGGTAGTCTTAACAATAAAAGATAACTGGTGGGGGATAATGCCCTCATCTACTGAGAAATCCTTTGTAACTAAGATAGTAAATGTTATAGAGAAAAACAAGAGTTTAGGATTACCAACAGTCCAAGGAATAGTTATATTAATGTCTCCAGACACTGGAGAAACTCTAGCTATAATGGATGGAAATACGTTAACCGCGATACGTACTGCTTCAGCAAGTATTTTATCAACTGAGATCTCATTAAAATCTAAAGATATAGGTATTTTAGGCATTATAGGAGCTGGAACTGAAGCATACTATCACGCCATGCTTTCCTTATCATATCTTAAGGTGCAGAAATTGCTTGTTACTTCTCGGAAGTCGCATATAGAGTTCTCTAAAAAGATAGGTGCAGAACCAGTTGATCTAGAGACTCTTCTCAGAAAGTCTGACGTCATATTCTCCACGACGTCTTCCCAAACACCAGTAGTGCTAGGAAGATACTTAAAAAACGTTTTCCACGTATCAAGTATAGGGGCTCATACTCCGAATTCTAGGGAAATTGATGATGATACGATAATTAAGGCTAAAAGTTACATTGTAGATTCACTAGAAGCTGTATCCAAGGAAACTGGTGATTACATAATCCCTAAACAGAGCGGATTACTTAATGGTAAGCTTGTTACTGAAATAGGGGAGGTTATAAGTAAGGGAATTAGTATAGAACTTCCTTCAATCTTTAAAACCGTAGGAATTTCAGCTGAAGATAACTTGACTGCATATGTAGCTTACCAAGAAGCTGTAAGGAGAGGCATAGGGGTCAAGGTTTCCATATAG
- a CDS encoding radical SAM protein, producing MNRDIKAIKWFISTQILKDPFKPAYATFKVTSRCNLRCTFCSPSYYSGELGEGSKERIKRIIDNLKDSSIVVLSFEGGEPTLRPDILELLSYAHDGSFYVMLTTNGYRLKDENFLVKLADNIDFLHYSIDEYHWNVKELDNLCRFRKYGLKVNVQTVVTRYNLNKLEEKVKKVKECGYKILAMPAVDYPSSKVKLAPDPYEFYKVLSELKRKYGATLNNSWGFINAIIGKVPNRLVSYAITVYPNGDLPYPDDINGEIVGNLAEEKLESILESGKVKELQAKMLENQAKFEYLHLQTASFNSVKDLASYVSEMLRWRFFGKA from the coding sequence ATGAATAGGGATATAAAGGCTATAAAATGGTTCATTTCAACACAAATACTTAAAGACCCATTTAAGCCAGCGTACGCTACTTTTAAGGTTACATCTAGATGCAACTTAAGATGTACCTTTTGCTCTCCCTCATATTATTCAGGAGAGCTAGGAGAAGGTAGTAAGGAAAGGATTAAGAGGATAATAGACAACTTAAAGGACTCATCGATTGTGGTTTTATCATTTGAAGGCGGAGAACCTACATTAAGACCAGATATACTAGAGTTACTCAGTTACGCCCATGACGGTTCATTTTATGTAATGCTAACTACTAATGGATATAGGCTAAAAGATGAGAATTTCTTAGTTAAACTAGCTGATAACATAGATTTCTTACATTACTCAATAGATGAGTATCATTGGAATGTAAAGGAATTAGATAACCTTTGCAGGTTCAGAAAATACGGTCTGAAGGTAAATGTTCAAACAGTAGTAACAAGATATAATTTAAATAAATTAGAAGAAAAAGTAAAGAAAGTTAAGGAATGTGGATATAAGATACTAGCAATGCCAGCTGTTGATTATCCTAGCTCCAAAGTCAAGTTAGCACCAGATCCTTACGAGTTTTATAAAGTTTTATCTGAATTAAAGAGAAAATATGGTGCCACATTAAATAATTCATGGGGTTTCATTAATGCTATAATTGGCAAAGTTCCTAATAGGCTGGTTAGTTATGCGATTACTGTATATCCTAATGGGGACCTTCCTTACCCAGATGACATAAATGGTGAAATCGTAGGTAACTTGGCTGAGGAAAAACTTGAGAGTATTCTTGAGTCAGGTAAAGTGAAAGAGCTTCAAGCTAAAATGTTAGAGAATCAAGCTAAGTTTGAATACCTTCATTTACAAACTGCTTCATTCAATAGTGTTAAAGATTTAGCATCTTATGTTAGTGAAATGCTCAGATGGAGATTTTTTGGAAAAGCTTAA
- a CDS encoding DapH/DapD/GlmU-related protein, protein MPIEEYLGKKPKVSEKAYVHPTAYVIGDVEIEELTSIWHYVVIRGDNDSIKIGKESNVQENTTIHTDYGFPVIIGDKVTIGHNAVIHGAKISSHVIVGMGAILLNGAQIGEYSIIGAGAVVTQGTIIPPYSVAVGVPAKVVKKLKEDEIKVIDENAEEYLKHTRRFLKL, encoded by the coding sequence ATGCCTATTGAAGAATACCTCGGAAAAAAGCCTAAGGTTTCGGAAAAAGCATACGTCCATCCCACTGCTTATGTTATAGGGGATGTTGAAATTGAAGAATTAACTAGTATATGGCATTATGTTGTAATAAGGGGAGATAATGACTCTATAAAGATTGGTAAGGAATCTAACGTACAAGAAAATACTACTATACATACAGACTACGGTTTTCCAGTTATTATTGGAGATAAAGTTACTATAGGACATAATGCAGTAATTCATGGGGCTAAAATATCATCTCATGTTATAGTGGGAATGGGAGCTATATTACTTAATGGTGCACAAATCGGAGAATACTCAATTATTGGAGCAGGGGCTGTTGTAACACAAGGTACTATAATTCCCCCATATAGTGTAGCTGTTGGAGTTCCAGCTAAGGTAGTTAAAAAGTTAAAAGAAGATGAGATTAAAGTAATTGATGAGAATGCTGAAGAATATTTAAAGCATACTAGGAGGTTCTTAAAATTATGA